From the genome of Megachile rotundata isolate GNS110a chromosome 3, iyMegRotu1, whole genome shotgun sequence:
GTAACTGTATTACAGTCAATTTGAAAGTATTGCCTCAGTAGGAATAAATTTTGAgatcataaaatcccaaaaaaTGCTACAGGTTTAATTCAACTGTTAGATGTTTCCAGTTGTCGCGCTTGGAAAAATTTCGTATGAAAAGTATCAGATTTGGTCATAAcgttaaatttcaatataaatttagaTGCTAGTGatactataataaaaattcaatcgcACACACACAACCAATTATCAATACCTCGATAAACAATATTCTTCCAATATGTATGGTTTCGATGCAGCTATACATGTTGACGAGAGGCtaggagaatttgaaaacctcGTAGAATTTTGTTTCACCAACACATCGAGCATAACTTGCAATCGTGTAGTAGTGTTATTTGTATAAAGTGTTCGTGGTGTCAGGAGTATTtatgttttaatcattttctagTGGAATATCATTATTGCAATCAATATATTGAATGAACTAATACTTTTATGATGTTTAGccttttaaaaaattgcaggAACTAATATTAAAACCAGTTCTTTTCAAAGCTCCCATATATTCATAAACGTGAAACAGCTTGGTTTCAGTtgccaaaaacttgaaaaaagttGGGTGCAGTAGCCCTCTCAATAAAAGCCTTGTGACCGCGCGGAAAAACCTTAGCGGTCATCGCCGGCTAACTCTTATACCTGGGaaactttttgaaaaaaatttgtcaagttcaCTGTAATACAGTTACTAGTAAAGACATAGAAGCTCTCTACGTACTTGATTATATACATTCGAGGACTGCGTCCCGCAAAGGTACGATAAAAATACAACTTCGTtaactatatttacaatgtaaaaatgaaaattccattttatccgtattttatacttactagtatacttatcacataaaaaattacgagAAAATACAACAACTTTTAAACAGAAAAACTAACAAAAAagtgacattttttaatatattatttaaacaaatgcgattttttaaaatccatttGCACAGTTGGATTCcgcattaaaaaatacacaacttTGCAGTATAAACTATCCCTCTAGCTCTactggttcccgagatattccaCAAAACGTGATTCTCATCCcccactttgagggctatttttatccccttaacatgaatgatggcagctaaaaaaaaatacgtgtcggaTATTTTTTCGAGAGctacattatatccaagtttcatcaaaatcggaaattatcacttcgggatggtcccttgttAGCGTAAATCTATGTCCCTATTCACCTTTGATTTTAAGTATTTTTTGTgatcattaaaataaatgagTTATGCGATATTGTTTGTACATATCGTTTTAAAGTGTCTCCATCTCCTATaaatacattatacatacatgtatatattttgcataacatatagtaattattatatacattaatttatttattacaggcTGGTATCGAAGAGGCAGAGATATATGATAAAGCACTGTTTATTTATACAACAGCTTTTGAGAAGTCAATAAAACCTCAGACTAAAGAAAGAAAACCTCAGATTAAAGAAAGCAAACCTCAGACTAAAGAAATGAAACCTTGGACTGAAGAAACAAGATCCCAAATTAATGACACATTACCAAATGATAatgcaaaaaattaaaatttaagaaaatagaagaacttgtatatatttgtaataatatttaggaaaataaaaaataatcttaAATTATGTTTGAAATATGTACttaatccttattatttatattatttttttatttaatattatacagtATTTGCGTATTCCactattgtaaataaaaatggccactgtaaataatgtattatgtaatagaatagaaaataaaattttatactacTTGTAATGTGAAAATATGTAAAGCTttttattgtatacatatattagaaaaaaattaatagtgTCCTGAATTGAAAAAATCAGATCTTTTGTTTgcattttatgattatgtaacacctataaaatttgttcttaaaatgttaaattggaatttggaatatggaaatacTTATGCATACTTTTGTGTTTCtgcatatatgtgtatgtaatgATTTAAAAACCCGAATCTGtaagaaacaaatattttatctatATATTATCTTTCGTATTTACTTTTTAACGATCTTATAAGTCTTAATGTGGTGCAATAATTCTTAATAAAGATATTGGAATTGTTAAAacttataaatacaaaaaatacaaaaaacaaaaaaaaactaaTGCATATGATTAGTAAAACTATAGTGGCGCAATTTTTGAACAGGATACTTTTTCAGAACTACTGACTCTGTCTTAGACTTTAGTTATATAGTAAAAATACGTTTTTCATAAGACCAATTATAAACCACATAGAAGATATAAATCAtatataagaataatttttctacatgtaacatataggtcaataaattcataaaaatagtgTATTTTCAGGGTCGTTACAATGTTGATTCCCCTTAAAggataggaaatttgaaatatccatTAGTACATTTGATACCTTTTCGATAGTATAACCTTTAATAAAGTTTCATATTTATGTGTAAGAATTTATAACTTCATAACAGTTTCTCCTTTCTCTATTTCATTTTATCCGGAcgaaattattgattttatattatatgaaataaaagtttatttttaaaactacTTTTTAAGAACTCAAATTTCACCTTATTACATACAAATACGTTAAATTAATATGTCTGTcagaaaaattttttcattggtCTTCATTAGAAATCCAACAGAAGTTTTATTAGGTTTAAAAAAACGAGGATTTGGAAAAGATAAGTGGAATGGTTTTGGCGGTAAGGTGGAATCAGGAGAAACAATTGTTCAAGGAGCTGAGcggtaaataatttaaactaatttGTTACCAATAATTAACGTATGTCATgtagtatttttttaaataaattaatatgaataatacattttatattcaacAACATTCTATATTTCGTAATAAATGATACATTAAATAACGAAGAATTTTAACAAAGATTTTTTATATTCACTTAACAGTATGCAagatgattttcaaattttttgatagttaacaaaacataaataatttagattGTAATTTGATTATACTGTTACTAATAATAAAGGCATTAAAAgtcttgtaataaaaaatttatttccagtgaaactgtaaataaatatctaaatgcatatttttattaaaacttaatattaaatttttgtttaaaaagatTATATATAGTGTTTTTCATTGATCATCTTGTATACACAGGtacaattttaagtaattaaataaagtgctatgtataaattaaatttgtgacaTTAATACACAGTAGAAAATCAAATTAATGAAACTGTTCAAATTTTGTCTTTGTATTTTGTAGTGAACTGAAAGAAGAATGTGGTTTATCTGCAAAAGATTTAAAGAGAATTGGTGTTTTAGAATTCGAATTTGAGGGAAATGAAGTCTTATTAGAAGTTCATGTTTTTGAGACATATAATTATTGGGGAAAAATAATAGAATCTGAaggtaaaaaattttcaaagattttatcagacatttatcTTTACTATtgactatatattttttatgtggAATATCATTTGTAACATAATATTATTGTTTCAATTGCATTAAgtattcaaataaattaaagaaaagaTTTTAAAACACAAGATTTAAAGATACACAATTTACATAGTTTTTGTTGTATTTAATACTTATCTACttaaaaatgcaataaatacattataattatacatttatatatatatataaatataattttttgttcAGAAATGCAACCAAAGTGGTATAACTTAAAAGATATTCCTTTTAAACAAATGTGGCCGGATGATCAATATTGGTTCCCTTACATGTTAAAAGGGAAATTGTTCAAAGGATACTTTTTGTACCGTGGTCAGGACCtaattcttaaatataatattgaaactgTGGAAGAATTACCAATAGTAGATGTTTCTTAACTACATTCATTAACATTCATAGGTTTCATTTACAACTTTCATACATTcatttacatattattaattttaattattattaaaaacttcatttttacattttcataattataataaagttTGGCTTTTCATTAACTGAATAACCGTATGAGTACTGAaactattttgaaattattattactttttaatactttataATTTTGGATTTTACAGAAAAAgatattgaaacaaaaattacacAAATATATGTAATCTACATTCATTATACTTCTATCTTAATGTCAAGTAAAAACATACATACTGaatcatattatatatacaaaatgtttattgattttttagagatcaataaataaatttttaaactgtatTGCGAGGTTAATAACCCTTTTTCTACCTTTTATCAAATCAGTGTATCATTATCTTGCAAACCTAAGtacttgtaaattataaaactgtGCTATATCACATAAAGATCAAAATATCTTGCTTCAATTATGTTTATTTTGCAAATGAGAATCTTGCAAATAATTTTGCTATCAAGCACCGTACAACTTGGACagattaaagaataaatatttttacttttagtttaaaaaatattatatgaggCAAAATAGAAAGCTTAAAGCCTAGAGACTAAAGTATACCATGGACGTATAGAATTTTCAACCAGTTATATCACCCTTTATCTTTGCACCATAAAGCACTCTTAACATTATATTATTCAAGAAAACTATACTTAAGCTGCTGACCAATGTTCAGATCTCCATAATAGGGCATACATGCTATGTTTAAGATCGTCTACATCTAAATTATCAATTGGAAAATCTATGTAACGTGAGATTAAACTTCTATAACCCTGACCAACTGTTGCCAGTACTAATTTTTTCTCATCCGTTgatttaaatgatattatttgACATACTTTACCCTCAAATGGTCTGAAAACAGTAATTGGTCTAAGAGAGTTACATTCAGCCACTACAATACATCCCCAAGTAGTACCAATATACAACTGATTCCTACAAGTTTCAAGAGCTGTTACTTGGCACTTTTCTGTCGATAAGTTCTCTTCAATAGAAATGGACTTTAGACTCTCTGAACAAGGTACTAACTTTGACATatccaatttatttattatttgcctAGTATCCACATCCCATTGATATACAATACACCCAGGGTATGTATATGATAAGATGGAATTTTCAGCGCTTAGTAAGTatgttgcaaataaatttttaacagctGCCTCTCCAGTCACATGACAAATTTGTACTGTGTCTATTAAACTAGTGTCTTTTAAAACATAAATGGATATTTTACCAAAGCTTTGTCCAACCCATAATTCTAATACACGTTTTTTTTTATGAACAGCTGCTAAAGAATACGTTTTTATATTGTCCTGTATACTGTTAACAATTTCCATTTTTTTCATTTGGGTGAAAGAATTTGATAACAAAAATACTTTTCCACTATGCAGTGCTACTGCAAATTGTTTTAACTGTTCTAAGTAAATTAAACCTACTACTTTAGATTCTATGCTGTGATTAGGTTCTAGATTATAACTAGCAACACAACCAAAATTACTACCCAAATAAACATGCACTTGTCCTGTATTATCACCAATCCATATGTATCCATCAACTCCACACATAGCATATGGTATTATTGGAGTTTCAATTCTAACATGTTGTAACCATCCTTTCTGTGTTCCTAATAGCATATCAACTTCACCATTATTATGTCCAAACCAAATTTCATCtccatttatattttcttctataGTTTTATTTGTCATAGTAATAGCAGTTACTTGAGTTCTCTctgttaataatataacatcTATAAGATGAGTAAATTCAGGTGCAGATGCAATAGAAACTATTTGACTTGCAGTTGGTCGATCTTTAGGATTTTGAGCCCAACATATAACCATTAAATCAAGAGCATAACAAGGATGAAACGTTTCTCTGTATGTTAATGGTGGTCTTCCACCTTCTAAAATACATTCTTTAACTGCCTCATGACCTTCAAATGGTTGTCTTAAAGTAATTAATTCATATATGAACATTCCAAATGAAAAGGAATCAACTTTTTCAGTGTATTCTTCTTctccattatatttaataatttcaggtGCCATAAATCCTTCAGTTCCTCCAAATCCTTTAGCACCAGTTGGTAACGTTAATCTAGATATGCCATAATCAGCTACCTTAACATGGACAGGATGTTCAGGGTGATTTTGAAATGGTAAAGGCATCTGCCAAACTagtacattttcagattttaaatcCCTGTAAATTACATGTTGCTGATGAAGATATTCTACAGCCTTTGCTACTTGAAGAATTATAGCTTGTAATGTATATGGATCTAATTTAGCACCTGAGCG
Proteins encoded in this window:
- the LOC100877817 gene encoding oxidized purine nucleoside triphosphate hydrolase, whose product is MSVRKIFSLVFIRNPTEVLLGLKKRGFGKDKWNGFGGKVESGETIVQGAERELKEECGLSAKDLKRIGVLEFEFEGNEVLLEVHVFETYNYWGKIIESEEMQPKWYNLKDIPFKQMWPDDQYWFPYMLKGKLFKGYFLYRGQDLILKYNIETVEELPIVDVS